A DNA window from Equus przewalskii isolate Varuska chromosome 12, EquPr2, whole genome shotgun sequence contains the following coding sequences:
- the ERN2 gene encoding serine/threonine-protein kinase/endoribonuclease IRE2 isoform X1: MASAARGSGPWPPLWLRLVVQLAALIGTLAPQVQTLSPESLLLVSTLDGSLHALSKQTGDLKWTLKDDPVIQGPMYVTETAFLSDPADGSLYILGTQKQQGLMKLPFTIPELVHASPCRSSDGVFYTGRKQDAWFVVDPASGETQFTLTTEGPSAPRLYIGRTQYTVTMHDPRTPALRWNTTYRRYSAPRMDGSPGKYVSHLASCGMGLLLTVDPGSGAVLWTQDLGVPVMGIYTWHQDSLRQLPHLTLARDTLHFLALRWGHIRLPASGPQDTATHFSTLDIQLLMTLYVGKDEAGFYVSKALVHTGVALVPRGLTLAPMDGPTTEEVTLQVSGEREGSPSTAVRYPSGSVALPSQWLLIGHHEPPPVLHTTMLRIHPTPGSGTAETRPSESTQAPALFLELLSQSREESWDLELHPEEKTSGLYPGLGPQDLLAASLTAVLLGGWILFLIRQQQQLEEKQQQDPPTPASPSHVSQDAQSQLLGTTSQDLLSLQSPSEQAQPLEDPEAEPLTVVGKISFNPRDVLGRGAGGTFVFRGQFEGRAVAVKRLLRECFSLVRREVQLLQESDRHPNVLRYFCTERGPQFHYIALELCQASLQEYVENPELDRWGLEPEMVLQQLMSGLAHLHSLHIVHRDLKPGNVLIAGPDSLGRGRVVLSDFGLCKKLPAGRHSFSLRSGIPGTEGWMAPELLQLLPPDSPTSAVDIFSAGCMFYYVLSGGSHPFGESLYRQANILAGAPCLAHLEEEAHDKVVGRNLVEAMLSPLPQARPSAYQVLAHPFFWSRAKQLQFFQDISDWLEKESEQGPLVMALEAGGSKVVRGNWHKHISLPLQTDLRRFRTYKGTSVRDLLRAMRNKKHHYRELPVEVRQALGRIPDSFVQYFTNRFPRLLLHTYHAMRSCASESLFLPYYPPALGAREPRPEPAGS; the protein is encoded by the exons ATGGCGAGCGCGGCCCGGGGGTCCGGCCCGTGGCCCCCGCTCTGGCTCCGGCTCGTGGTCCAGCTCGCGGCGCTCATCGGCACCCTCGCGCCCCAG GTCCAGACCCTCAGCCCAGAAAGCCTCCTGCTGGTGTCCACCCTGGATGGAAGTCTCCACGCACTGAGCAAGCAGACAGGGGACTTGAAATGGACACTGAAGGATG ATCCCGTCATCCAAGGGCCAATGTATGTCACAGA GACAGCCTTTCTCTCAGACCCAGCTGATGGCAGCCTGTATATCTTGGGCACCCAGAAACAACAGGGATTAATG AAACTGCCCTTCACCATCCCGGAGCTGGTTCACGCCTCCCCGTGCCGCAGTTCCGATGGGGTCTTCTACACTG GCCGGAAGCAGGATGCCTGGTTTGTGGTGGACCCTGCGTCCGGGGAGACACAGTTTACACTGACCACAGAGGGTCCCTCCGCTCCCCGCCTCTACATCGGCCGAACGC AGTACACGGTCACCATGCATGACCCCAGGACCCCGGCCCTGCGCTGGAACACCACCTATCGCCGCTACTCCGCACCCCGAATGGATGGCTCGCCTGGGAAAT ACGTGAGCCACCTGGCATCCTGTGGGATGGGCCTGCTGCTGACTGTGGATCCAGGAAGCGGGGCGGTGCTGTGGACACAGGACTTGGGTGTGCCTGTGATGGGCATCTACACCTGGCACCAGGACAGCCTGCGCCAGCTACCCCATCTCACACTGGCTCGGGACACCCTGCACTTCCTCGCCCTCCGCTGGGGCCACATCCGGCTGCCTGCCTCTGGCCCCCAGGATACAGCCACCCACTTCTCTACCTTGGACATCCAGCTGCT GATGACGCTGTATGTAGGGAAGGATGAAGCTGGCTTCTATGTTTCCAAAGCACTGGTTCACACAGGGGTGGCCCTAGTG CCTCGTGGACTGACCCTGGCCCCCATGGATGGCCCCACCACAGAAGAGGTGACACTCCAAGTCTCAGGAGAGCGAGAGGGCTCACCTAGCACTGCTGTCAGATACCCTTCAGGCAGTGTGGCCCTCCCTAGCCAGTGGCTGCTCATTG GACACCATGAGCCACCCCCAGTCCTGCACACCACCATGCTAAGAATCCATCCCACCCCtgggagtggaactgctgagACTAGACCCTCAGAGAGCACGCAGGCCCCAGCCCTCTTCTTGGAG CTCCTGAGCCAGAGCCGAGAGGAATCTTGGGACCTGGAGCTGCATCCTGAAGAGAAAACCTCAGGCTTGTATCCAGGGCTGGGCCCCCAAGACCTGCTGGCAGCTAGCCTCACTGCTGTCCTCCTGGGAGGGTGGATTCTCTTCCTGATAAGGCAG cagcagcagctggaggagaagcagcagcaggacccCCCGACACCTGCAAGCCCTTCTCACGTCTCACAGGATGCTCAGTCTCAGCTCTTGGGCACCACCTCACAGGACCTGCTGAGCCTCCAAAGCCCCTCAGAGCAAGCCCAGCCACTTGAAGACCCTGAAG CTGAGCCGCTCACCGTGGTGGGGAAGATTTCCTTCAACCCAAGGGACGTGCTGGGCCGCGGGGCAGGCGGGACGTTCGTCTTCCG GGGACAGTTCGAGGGGCGGGCAGTGGCTGTCAAGCGGCTCCTTCGTGAATGCTTCAGCCTGGTCCGGCGGGAGGTCCAGCTGCTGCAAGAGTCGGACAGGCACCCCAATGTGCTCCGTTACTTCTGTACCGAGCGGGGACCCCAGTTCcactacattgccctggagctctGCCAGGCCTCGTtgcaggag TACGTGGAAAACCCAGAGCTGGACCGCTGGGGCCTGGAGCCTGAGATGGTGCTGCAGCAGCTGATGTCCGGCCTGGCCCACCTGCATTCCTTACACATAG TGCACCGGGACCTGAAGCCGGGCAATGTTCTCATCGCGGGGCCTGACAGCCTGGGCCGAGGCAGGGTGGTCCTCTCAGACTTCGGCCTCTGCAAGAAGCTGCCGGCCGGCCGCCACAGCTTCAGCCTCCGCTCGGGCATCCCGGGCACGGAAGGCTGGATGGCCCCCGAGCTCCTACAGCTCCTGCCCCCAGACAGCCCT ACCAGCGCAGTGGACATCTTCTCCGCAGGCTGCATGTTCTACTACGTGCTTTCCGGTGGCAGCCACCCCTTTGGAGAGAGTCTTTATCGCCAGGCAAACATCCTTGCAGGGGCTCCCTGTCTGGCTCACCTGGAGGAAGAGGCCCATG ACAAGGTCGTTGGGCGGAACCTGGTTGAGGCCATGTTGAGCCCGCTGCCACAGGCACGGCCCTCTGCGTACCAGGTGCTGGCCCACCCCTTCTTCTGGAGCCGAGCCAAGCAGCTCCAGTTCTTCCAG GACATAAGCGACTGGCTGGAGAAGGAGTCTGAGCAGGGGCCCCTGGTGATGGCACTCGAGGCAGGAGGCTCCAAGGTGGTCCGGGGCAACTGGCACAAGCACATCTCGCTGCCGCTGCAGACAG ATCTGAGAAGATTCCGGACGTACAAAGGGACATCCGTGCGAGACCTGCTCCGCGCTATGAGGAACAAG AAACACCACTACAGGGAGCTCCCGGTTGAGGTACGGCAGGCGCTCGGCCGCATCCCCGACAGCTTCGTCCAGTACTTCACAAACCGCTTCCCGCGGCTGCTCCTCCACACGTACCATGCCATGAGGAGCTGCGCGTCCGAAAGCCTCTTTCTGCCCTACTATCCGCCGGCCTTGGGCGCCAGGGAGCCACGCCCAGAGCCTGCCGGGAGCTGA
- the ERN2 gene encoding serine/threonine-protein kinase/endoribonuclease IRE2 isoform X2 — MASAARGSGPWPPLWLRLVVQLAALIGTLAPQVQTLSPESLLLVSTLDGSLHALSKQTGDLKWTLKDDPVIQGPMYVTETAFLSDPADGSLYILGTQKQQGLMKLPFTIPELVHASPCRSSDGVFYTGRKQDAWFVVDPASGETQFTLTTEGPSAPRLYIGRTQYTVTMHDPRTPALRWNTTYRRYSAPRMDGSPGKYVSHLASCGMGLLLTVDPGSGAVLWTQDLGVPVMGIYTWHQDSLRQLPHLTLARDTLHFLALRWGHIRLPASGPQDTATHFSTLDIQLLMTLYVGKDEAGFYVSKALVHTGVALVPRGLTLAPMDGPTTEEVTLQVSGEREGSPSTAVRYPSGSVALPSQWLLIGHHEPPPVLHTTMLRIHPTPGSGTAETRPSESTQAPALFLELLSQSREESWDLELHPEEKTSGLYPGLGPQDLLAASLTAVLLGGWILFLIRQQQLEEKQQQDPPTPASPSHVSQDAQSQLLGTTSQDLLSLQSPSEQAQPLEDPEAEPLTVVGKISFNPRDVLGRGAGGTFVFRGQFEGRAVAVKRLLRECFSLVRREVQLLQESDRHPNVLRYFCTERGPQFHYIALELCQASLQEYVENPELDRWGLEPEMVLQQLMSGLAHLHSLHIVHRDLKPGNVLIAGPDSLGRGRVVLSDFGLCKKLPAGRHSFSLRSGIPGTEGWMAPELLQLLPPDSPTSAVDIFSAGCMFYYVLSGGSHPFGESLYRQANILAGAPCLAHLEEEAHDKVVGRNLVEAMLSPLPQARPSAYQVLAHPFFWSRAKQLQFFQDISDWLEKESEQGPLVMALEAGGSKVVRGNWHKHISLPLQTDLRRFRTYKGTSVRDLLRAMRNKKHHYRELPVEVRQALGRIPDSFVQYFTNRFPRLLLHTYHAMRSCASESLFLPYYPPALGAREPRPEPAGS; from the exons ATGGCGAGCGCGGCCCGGGGGTCCGGCCCGTGGCCCCCGCTCTGGCTCCGGCTCGTGGTCCAGCTCGCGGCGCTCATCGGCACCCTCGCGCCCCAG GTCCAGACCCTCAGCCCAGAAAGCCTCCTGCTGGTGTCCACCCTGGATGGAAGTCTCCACGCACTGAGCAAGCAGACAGGGGACTTGAAATGGACACTGAAGGATG ATCCCGTCATCCAAGGGCCAATGTATGTCACAGA GACAGCCTTTCTCTCAGACCCAGCTGATGGCAGCCTGTATATCTTGGGCACCCAGAAACAACAGGGATTAATG AAACTGCCCTTCACCATCCCGGAGCTGGTTCACGCCTCCCCGTGCCGCAGTTCCGATGGGGTCTTCTACACTG GCCGGAAGCAGGATGCCTGGTTTGTGGTGGACCCTGCGTCCGGGGAGACACAGTTTACACTGACCACAGAGGGTCCCTCCGCTCCCCGCCTCTACATCGGCCGAACGC AGTACACGGTCACCATGCATGACCCCAGGACCCCGGCCCTGCGCTGGAACACCACCTATCGCCGCTACTCCGCACCCCGAATGGATGGCTCGCCTGGGAAAT ACGTGAGCCACCTGGCATCCTGTGGGATGGGCCTGCTGCTGACTGTGGATCCAGGAAGCGGGGCGGTGCTGTGGACACAGGACTTGGGTGTGCCTGTGATGGGCATCTACACCTGGCACCAGGACAGCCTGCGCCAGCTACCCCATCTCACACTGGCTCGGGACACCCTGCACTTCCTCGCCCTCCGCTGGGGCCACATCCGGCTGCCTGCCTCTGGCCCCCAGGATACAGCCACCCACTTCTCTACCTTGGACATCCAGCTGCT GATGACGCTGTATGTAGGGAAGGATGAAGCTGGCTTCTATGTTTCCAAAGCACTGGTTCACACAGGGGTGGCCCTAGTG CCTCGTGGACTGACCCTGGCCCCCATGGATGGCCCCACCACAGAAGAGGTGACACTCCAAGTCTCAGGAGAGCGAGAGGGCTCACCTAGCACTGCTGTCAGATACCCTTCAGGCAGTGTGGCCCTCCCTAGCCAGTGGCTGCTCATTG GACACCATGAGCCACCCCCAGTCCTGCACACCACCATGCTAAGAATCCATCCCACCCCtgggagtggaactgctgagACTAGACCCTCAGAGAGCACGCAGGCCCCAGCCCTCTTCTTGGAG CTCCTGAGCCAGAGCCGAGAGGAATCTTGGGACCTGGAGCTGCATCCTGAAGAGAAAACCTCAGGCTTGTATCCAGGGCTGGGCCCCCAAGACCTGCTGGCAGCTAGCCTCACTGCTGTCCTCCTGGGAGGGTGGATTCTCTTCCTGATAAGGCAG cagcagctggaggagaagcagcagcaggacccCCCGACACCTGCAAGCCCTTCTCACGTCTCACAGGATGCTCAGTCTCAGCTCTTGGGCACCACCTCACAGGACCTGCTGAGCCTCCAAAGCCCCTCAGAGCAAGCCCAGCCACTTGAAGACCCTGAAG CTGAGCCGCTCACCGTGGTGGGGAAGATTTCCTTCAACCCAAGGGACGTGCTGGGCCGCGGGGCAGGCGGGACGTTCGTCTTCCG GGGACAGTTCGAGGGGCGGGCAGTGGCTGTCAAGCGGCTCCTTCGTGAATGCTTCAGCCTGGTCCGGCGGGAGGTCCAGCTGCTGCAAGAGTCGGACAGGCACCCCAATGTGCTCCGTTACTTCTGTACCGAGCGGGGACCCCAGTTCcactacattgccctggagctctGCCAGGCCTCGTtgcaggag TACGTGGAAAACCCAGAGCTGGACCGCTGGGGCCTGGAGCCTGAGATGGTGCTGCAGCAGCTGATGTCCGGCCTGGCCCACCTGCATTCCTTACACATAG TGCACCGGGACCTGAAGCCGGGCAATGTTCTCATCGCGGGGCCTGACAGCCTGGGCCGAGGCAGGGTGGTCCTCTCAGACTTCGGCCTCTGCAAGAAGCTGCCGGCCGGCCGCCACAGCTTCAGCCTCCGCTCGGGCATCCCGGGCACGGAAGGCTGGATGGCCCCCGAGCTCCTACAGCTCCTGCCCCCAGACAGCCCT ACCAGCGCAGTGGACATCTTCTCCGCAGGCTGCATGTTCTACTACGTGCTTTCCGGTGGCAGCCACCCCTTTGGAGAGAGTCTTTATCGCCAGGCAAACATCCTTGCAGGGGCTCCCTGTCTGGCTCACCTGGAGGAAGAGGCCCATG ACAAGGTCGTTGGGCGGAACCTGGTTGAGGCCATGTTGAGCCCGCTGCCACAGGCACGGCCCTCTGCGTACCAGGTGCTGGCCCACCCCTTCTTCTGGAGCCGAGCCAAGCAGCTCCAGTTCTTCCAG GACATAAGCGACTGGCTGGAGAAGGAGTCTGAGCAGGGGCCCCTGGTGATGGCACTCGAGGCAGGAGGCTCCAAGGTGGTCCGGGGCAACTGGCACAAGCACATCTCGCTGCCGCTGCAGACAG ATCTGAGAAGATTCCGGACGTACAAAGGGACATCCGTGCGAGACCTGCTCCGCGCTATGAGGAACAAG AAACACCACTACAGGGAGCTCCCGGTTGAGGTACGGCAGGCGCTCGGCCGCATCCCCGACAGCTTCGTCCAGTACTTCACAAACCGCTTCCCGCGGCTGCTCCTCCACACGTACCATGCCATGAGGAGCTGCGCGTCCGAAAGCCTCTTTCTGCCCTACTATCCGCCGGCCTTGGGCGCCAGGGAGCCACGCCCAGAGCCTGCCGGGAGCTGA
- the ERN2 gene encoding serine/threonine-protein kinase/endoribonuclease IRE2 isoform X4 encodes MDTEGWTAFLSDPADGSLYILGTQKQQGLMKLPFTIPELVHASPCRSSDGVFYTGRKQDAWFVVDPASGETQFTLTTEGPSAPRLYIGRTQYTVTMHDPRTPALRWNTTYRRYSAPRMDGSPGKYVSHLASCGMGLLLTVDPGSGAVLWTQDLGVPVMGIYTWHQDSLRQLPHLTLARDTLHFLALRWGHIRLPASGPQDTATHFSTLDIQLLMTLYVGKDEAGFYVSKALVHTGVALVPRGLTLAPMDGPTTEEVTLQVSGEREGSPSTAVRYPSGSVALPSQWLLIGHHEPPPVLHTTMLRIHPTPGSGTAETRPSESTQAPALFLELLSQSREESWDLELHPEEKTSGLYPGLGPQDLLAASLTAVLLGGWILFLIRQQQLEEKQQQDPPTPASPSHVSQDAQSQLLGTTSQDLLSLQSPSEQAQPLEDPEAEPLTVVGKISFNPRDVLGRGAGGTFVFRGQFEGRAVAVKRLLRECFSLVRREVQLLQESDRHPNVLRYFCTERGPQFHYIALELCQASLQEYVENPELDRWGLEPEMVLQQLMSGLAHLHSLHIVHRDLKPGNVLIAGPDSLGRGRVVLSDFGLCKKLPAGRHSFSLRSGIPGTEGWMAPELLQLLPPDSPTSAVDIFSAGCMFYYVLSGGSHPFGESLYRQANILAGAPCLAHLEEEAHDKVVGRNLVEAMLSPLPQARPSAYQVLAHPFFWSRAKQLQFFQDISDWLEKESEQGPLVMALEAGGSKVVRGNWHKHISLPLQTDLRRFRTYKGTSVRDLLRAMRNKKHHYRELPVEVRQALGRIPDSFVQYFTNRFPRLLLHTYHAMRSCASESLFLPYYPPALGAREPRPEPAGS; translated from the exons ATGGACACTGAAGGATG GACAGCCTTTCTCTCAGACCCAGCTGATGGCAGCCTGTATATCTTGGGCACCCAGAAACAACAGGGATTAATG AAACTGCCCTTCACCATCCCGGAGCTGGTTCACGCCTCCCCGTGCCGCAGTTCCGATGGGGTCTTCTACACTG GCCGGAAGCAGGATGCCTGGTTTGTGGTGGACCCTGCGTCCGGGGAGACACAGTTTACACTGACCACAGAGGGTCCCTCCGCTCCCCGCCTCTACATCGGCCGAACGC AGTACACGGTCACCATGCATGACCCCAGGACCCCGGCCCTGCGCTGGAACACCACCTATCGCCGCTACTCCGCACCCCGAATGGATGGCTCGCCTGGGAAAT ACGTGAGCCACCTGGCATCCTGTGGGATGGGCCTGCTGCTGACTGTGGATCCAGGAAGCGGGGCGGTGCTGTGGACACAGGACTTGGGTGTGCCTGTGATGGGCATCTACACCTGGCACCAGGACAGCCTGCGCCAGCTACCCCATCTCACACTGGCTCGGGACACCCTGCACTTCCTCGCCCTCCGCTGGGGCCACATCCGGCTGCCTGCCTCTGGCCCCCAGGATACAGCCACCCACTTCTCTACCTTGGACATCCAGCTGCT GATGACGCTGTATGTAGGGAAGGATGAAGCTGGCTTCTATGTTTCCAAAGCACTGGTTCACACAGGGGTGGCCCTAGTG CCTCGTGGACTGACCCTGGCCCCCATGGATGGCCCCACCACAGAAGAGGTGACACTCCAAGTCTCAGGAGAGCGAGAGGGCTCACCTAGCACTGCTGTCAGATACCCTTCAGGCAGTGTGGCCCTCCCTAGCCAGTGGCTGCTCATTG GACACCATGAGCCACCCCCAGTCCTGCACACCACCATGCTAAGAATCCATCCCACCCCtgggagtggaactgctgagACTAGACCCTCAGAGAGCACGCAGGCCCCAGCCCTCTTCTTGGAG CTCCTGAGCCAGAGCCGAGAGGAATCTTGGGACCTGGAGCTGCATCCTGAAGAGAAAACCTCAGGCTTGTATCCAGGGCTGGGCCCCCAAGACCTGCTGGCAGCTAGCCTCACTGCTGTCCTCCTGGGAGGGTGGATTCTCTTCCTGATAAGGCAG cagcagctggaggagaagcagcagcaggacccCCCGACACCTGCAAGCCCTTCTCACGTCTCACAGGATGCTCAGTCTCAGCTCTTGGGCACCACCTCACAGGACCTGCTGAGCCTCCAAAGCCCCTCAGAGCAAGCCCAGCCACTTGAAGACCCTGAAG CTGAGCCGCTCACCGTGGTGGGGAAGATTTCCTTCAACCCAAGGGACGTGCTGGGCCGCGGGGCAGGCGGGACGTTCGTCTTCCG GGGACAGTTCGAGGGGCGGGCAGTGGCTGTCAAGCGGCTCCTTCGTGAATGCTTCAGCCTGGTCCGGCGGGAGGTCCAGCTGCTGCAAGAGTCGGACAGGCACCCCAATGTGCTCCGTTACTTCTGTACCGAGCGGGGACCCCAGTTCcactacattgccctggagctctGCCAGGCCTCGTtgcaggag TACGTGGAAAACCCAGAGCTGGACCGCTGGGGCCTGGAGCCTGAGATGGTGCTGCAGCAGCTGATGTCCGGCCTGGCCCACCTGCATTCCTTACACATAG TGCACCGGGACCTGAAGCCGGGCAATGTTCTCATCGCGGGGCCTGACAGCCTGGGCCGAGGCAGGGTGGTCCTCTCAGACTTCGGCCTCTGCAAGAAGCTGCCGGCCGGCCGCCACAGCTTCAGCCTCCGCTCGGGCATCCCGGGCACGGAAGGCTGGATGGCCCCCGAGCTCCTACAGCTCCTGCCCCCAGACAGCCCT ACCAGCGCAGTGGACATCTTCTCCGCAGGCTGCATGTTCTACTACGTGCTTTCCGGTGGCAGCCACCCCTTTGGAGAGAGTCTTTATCGCCAGGCAAACATCCTTGCAGGGGCTCCCTGTCTGGCTCACCTGGAGGAAGAGGCCCATG ACAAGGTCGTTGGGCGGAACCTGGTTGAGGCCATGTTGAGCCCGCTGCCACAGGCACGGCCCTCTGCGTACCAGGTGCTGGCCCACCCCTTCTTCTGGAGCCGAGCCAAGCAGCTCCAGTTCTTCCAG GACATAAGCGACTGGCTGGAGAAGGAGTCTGAGCAGGGGCCCCTGGTGATGGCACTCGAGGCAGGAGGCTCCAAGGTGGTCCGGGGCAACTGGCACAAGCACATCTCGCTGCCGCTGCAGACAG ATCTGAGAAGATTCCGGACGTACAAAGGGACATCCGTGCGAGACCTGCTCCGCGCTATGAGGAACAAG AAACACCACTACAGGGAGCTCCCGGTTGAGGTACGGCAGGCGCTCGGCCGCATCCCCGACAGCTTCGTCCAGTACTTCACAAACCGCTTCCCGCGGCTGCTCCTCCACACGTACCATGCCATGAGGAGCTGCGCGTCCGAAAGCCTCTTTCTGCCCTACTATCCGCCGGCCTTGGGCGCCAGGGAGCCACGCCCAGAGCCTGCCGGGAGCTGA
- the ERN2 gene encoding serine/threonine-protein kinase/endoribonuclease IRE2 isoform X3 has translation MDTEGWTAFLSDPADGSLYILGTQKQQGLMKLPFTIPELVHASPCRSSDGVFYTGRKQDAWFVVDPASGETQFTLTTEGPSAPRLYIGRTQYTVTMHDPRTPALRWNTTYRRYSAPRMDGSPGKYVSHLASCGMGLLLTVDPGSGAVLWTQDLGVPVMGIYTWHQDSLRQLPHLTLARDTLHFLALRWGHIRLPASGPQDTATHFSTLDIQLLMTLYVGKDEAGFYVSKALVHTGVALVPRGLTLAPMDGPTTEEVTLQVSGEREGSPSTAVRYPSGSVALPSQWLLIGHHEPPPVLHTTMLRIHPTPGSGTAETRPSESTQAPALFLELLSQSREESWDLELHPEEKTSGLYPGLGPQDLLAASLTAVLLGGWILFLIRQQQQLEEKQQQDPPTPASPSHVSQDAQSQLLGTTSQDLLSLQSPSEQAQPLEDPEAEPLTVVGKISFNPRDVLGRGAGGTFVFRGQFEGRAVAVKRLLRECFSLVRREVQLLQESDRHPNVLRYFCTERGPQFHYIALELCQASLQEYVENPELDRWGLEPEMVLQQLMSGLAHLHSLHIVHRDLKPGNVLIAGPDSLGRGRVVLSDFGLCKKLPAGRHSFSLRSGIPGTEGWMAPELLQLLPPDSPTSAVDIFSAGCMFYYVLSGGSHPFGESLYRQANILAGAPCLAHLEEEAHDKVVGRNLVEAMLSPLPQARPSAYQVLAHPFFWSRAKQLQFFQDISDWLEKESEQGPLVMALEAGGSKVVRGNWHKHISLPLQTDLRRFRTYKGTSVRDLLRAMRNKKHHYRELPVEVRQALGRIPDSFVQYFTNRFPRLLLHTYHAMRSCASESLFLPYYPPALGAREPRPEPAGS, from the exons ATGGACACTGAAGGATG GACAGCCTTTCTCTCAGACCCAGCTGATGGCAGCCTGTATATCTTGGGCACCCAGAAACAACAGGGATTAATG AAACTGCCCTTCACCATCCCGGAGCTGGTTCACGCCTCCCCGTGCCGCAGTTCCGATGGGGTCTTCTACACTG GCCGGAAGCAGGATGCCTGGTTTGTGGTGGACCCTGCGTCCGGGGAGACACAGTTTACACTGACCACAGAGGGTCCCTCCGCTCCCCGCCTCTACATCGGCCGAACGC AGTACACGGTCACCATGCATGACCCCAGGACCCCGGCCCTGCGCTGGAACACCACCTATCGCCGCTACTCCGCACCCCGAATGGATGGCTCGCCTGGGAAAT ACGTGAGCCACCTGGCATCCTGTGGGATGGGCCTGCTGCTGACTGTGGATCCAGGAAGCGGGGCGGTGCTGTGGACACAGGACTTGGGTGTGCCTGTGATGGGCATCTACACCTGGCACCAGGACAGCCTGCGCCAGCTACCCCATCTCACACTGGCTCGGGACACCCTGCACTTCCTCGCCCTCCGCTGGGGCCACATCCGGCTGCCTGCCTCTGGCCCCCAGGATACAGCCACCCACTTCTCTACCTTGGACATCCAGCTGCT GATGACGCTGTATGTAGGGAAGGATGAAGCTGGCTTCTATGTTTCCAAAGCACTGGTTCACACAGGGGTGGCCCTAGTG CCTCGTGGACTGACCCTGGCCCCCATGGATGGCCCCACCACAGAAGAGGTGACACTCCAAGTCTCAGGAGAGCGAGAGGGCTCACCTAGCACTGCTGTCAGATACCCTTCAGGCAGTGTGGCCCTCCCTAGCCAGTGGCTGCTCATTG GACACCATGAGCCACCCCCAGTCCTGCACACCACCATGCTAAGAATCCATCCCACCCCtgggagtggaactgctgagACTAGACCCTCAGAGAGCACGCAGGCCCCAGCCCTCTTCTTGGAG CTCCTGAGCCAGAGCCGAGAGGAATCTTGGGACCTGGAGCTGCATCCTGAAGAGAAAACCTCAGGCTTGTATCCAGGGCTGGGCCCCCAAGACCTGCTGGCAGCTAGCCTCACTGCTGTCCTCCTGGGAGGGTGGATTCTCTTCCTGATAAGGCAG cagcagcagctggaggagaagcagcagcaggacccCCCGACACCTGCAAGCCCTTCTCACGTCTCACAGGATGCTCAGTCTCAGCTCTTGGGCACCACCTCACAGGACCTGCTGAGCCTCCAAAGCCCCTCAGAGCAAGCCCAGCCACTTGAAGACCCTGAAG CTGAGCCGCTCACCGTGGTGGGGAAGATTTCCTTCAACCCAAGGGACGTGCTGGGCCGCGGGGCAGGCGGGACGTTCGTCTTCCG GGGACAGTTCGAGGGGCGGGCAGTGGCTGTCAAGCGGCTCCTTCGTGAATGCTTCAGCCTGGTCCGGCGGGAGGTCCAGCTGCTGCAAGAGTCGGACAGGCACCCCAATGTGCTCCGTTACTTCTGTACCGAGCGGGGACCCCAGTTCcactacattgccctggagctctGCCAGGCCTCGTtgcaggag TACGTGGAAAACCCAGAGCTGGACCGCTGGGGCCTGGAGCCTGAGATGGTGCTGCAGCAGCTGATGTCCGGCCTGGCCCACCTGCATTCCTTACACATAG TGCACCGGGACCTGAAGCCGGGCAATGTTCTCATCGCGGGGCCTGACAGCCTGGGCCGAGGCAGGGTGGTCCTCTCAGACTTCGGCCTCTGCAAGAAGCTGCCGGCCGGCCGCCACAGCTTCAGCCTCCGCTCGGGCATCCCGGGCACGGAAGGCTGGATGGCCCCCGAGCTCCTACAGCTCCTGCCCCCAGACAGCCCT ACCAGCGCAGTGGACATCTTCTCCGCAGGCTGCATGTTCTACTACGTGCTTTCCGGTGGCAGCCACCCCTTTGGAGAGAGTCTTTATCGCCAGGCAAACATCCTTGCAGGGGCTCCCTGTCTGGCTCACCTGGAGGAAGAGGCCCATG ACAAGGTCGTTGGGCGGAACCTGGTTGAGGCCATGTTGAGCCCGCTGCCACAGGCACGGCCCTCTGCGTACCAGGTGCTGGCCCACCCCTTCTTCTGGAGCCGAGCCAAGCAGCTCCAGTTCTTCCAG GACATAAGCGACTGGCTGGAGAAGGAGTCTGAGCAGGGGCCCCTGGTGATGGCACTCGAGGCAGGAGGCTCCAAGGTGGTCCGGGGCAACTGGCACAAGCACATCTCGCTGCCGCTGCAGACAG ATCTGAGAAGATTCCGGACGTACAAAGGGACATCCGTGCGAGACCTGCTCCGCGCTATGAGGAACAAG AAACACCACTACAGGGAGCTCCCGGTTGAGGTACGGCAGGCGCTCGGCCGCATCCCCGACAGCTTCGTCCAGTACTTCACAAACCGCTTCCCGCGGCTGCTCCTCCACACGTACCATGCCATGAGGAGCTGCGCGTCCGAAAGCCTCTTTCTGCCCTACTATCCGCCGGCCTTGGGCGCCAGGGAGCCACGCCCAGAGCCTGCCGGGAGCTGA